In Paenibacillus phoenicis, one genomic interval encodes:
- a CDS encoding YlbG family protein: protein MFPERTGYIIWVSDLKAARNLEKYGSVHYLSRRMHYVVMYVNADRAEETMRNIRKLSYVRKIERSYRGEIKTEYSKDVPDKTRFYGL from the coding sequence ATGTTTCCGGAGCGTACAGGATATATCATATGGGTAAGCGACTTGAAAGCGGCAAGGAACTTAGAAAAATACGGAAGCGTGCATTATCTATCCCGCCGCATGCATTATGTGGTTATGTATGTGAATGCCGATCGGGCGGAAGAGACGATGCGGAATATCCGTAAGTTATCCTATGTTCGCAAAATTGAGCGGTCTTACCGTGGGGAAATTAAAACCGAATACAGTAAGGACGTCCCGGACAAAACCCGCTTCTACGGACTCTAA
- a CDS encoding YlbF family regulator, translated as MSVIAKNTVDMAEVLINAYELGDMINQSAAVSEYLYWKKRVEEDSEIQAWVKKLEAQKELFRETERFGHFHPNYHEAKDKVAEVERELERFEAVRKFKAAENELDDILHQMSEMIAYAVSDTIKVPSNDPNPKGGCGAGGSCSCG; from the coding sequence ATGAGCGTAATCGCGAAGAATACGGTCGACATGGCCGAAGTGCTGATCAACGCCTATGAATTGGGCGATATGATAAATCAATCCGCCGCCGTTTCCGAATATTTGTATTGGAAAAAGCGCGTGGAAGAAGATAGTGAGATTCAGGCATGGGTCAAGAAGCTGGAAGCTCAGAAGGAACTGTTCCGGGAAACCGAGCGCTTTGGACATTTCCATCCGAATTATCACGAGGCCAAGGATAAAGTGGCCGAGGTGGAGCGGGAATTAGAGCGCTTCGAGGCGGTTCGGAAGTTTAAAGCCGCTGAGAACGAACTCGACGATATCCTCCACCAGATGTCGGAAATGATCGCTTATGCCGTTTCCGATACGATCAAGGTGCCAAGCAATGATCCGAATCCGAAAGGCGGATGCGGCGCCGGTGGAAGTTGCAGCTGCGGCTAA
- a CDS encoding helicase-associated domain-containing protein, whose amino-acid sequence MSRRSEMPAYEDSLIDGPVREPLNEAEMEALRLLFRRYAGQPFRLEQANAAAAGSLSGADIRAALPVLLRSGEIAAVRKAWGEKLFYIPLDRQLEMWKIWGYAELREQNPVRVELEREAKPGLALDLFRALTWIAANGLRMTAKGTIHQKEHSKLEDRIALKAEDIAGLQLNYPHPDVYSPALAVVMDLLLALGLIAKERVVWRADVPGMAAWLSLDVPAMNFVLMRELQRYVPADVGLQHVALRLTAPDLKPGAWYSVEELLGSLQDQGLLGVESGDLSPERAAWIEGWLEALCGCGWMELGRHPEDGRMFRWLIERDASSPTASPSAKGKLIVQPDFELLVPPDVPFTVRFELEACAELASSGVMSVYRLTRAGLEQACKLGRTPQEILQLLEEHSAGVPAPVRDGLLQWGREIGRTTLTEVKLLSCADTEAADRIADLPSLAGKLERIGPLHFLVTTDSEAEVIKILESERLAPVHRGTPAPNEPILPKLTEMEITWSNDEGPSGQKGQGWIYKGADLHFYEPETRPPEVDELFPGLSEIPVMWWKELRRYHASTARELIERALAWSAKLMLQIGGESVVCVPLAVVESETDWQVRVRKLPSSEAQGKETPGEEVLLSPRDWQAIRLILPTGLRK is encoded by the coding sequence ATGAGCAGGCGGTCGGAAATGCCAGCTTACGAAGATTCTTTGATAGATGGGCCAGTTAGGGAGCCATTAAACGAAGCGGAGATGGAGGCGCTCCGGCTCCTGTTTCGGCGTTATGCAGGACAGCCGTTTCGGCTGGAACAAGCTAACGCCGCCGCGGCTGGCAGCTTGAGCGGAGCCGACATTCGCGCTGCATTGCCGGTGCTCCTGCGCTCTGGAGAAATCGCTGCGGTACGCAAGGCTTGGGGAGAGAAGCTGTTTTACATCCCGCTCGACCGCCAGCTAGAGATGTGGAAGATATGGGGGTACGCGGAGCTGCGGGAGCAGAACCCGGTGCGCGTGGAACTTGAACGGGAGGCCAAACCTGGATTGGCGTTGGATTTGTTCCGCGCTTTGACCTGGATTGCCGCCAATGGACTGCGGATGACGGCGAAAGGGACGATTCACCAGAAGGAACACAGCAAGTTGGAAGACCGAATTGCGCTGAAAGCGGAAGACATCGCAGGTCTGCAGCTCAACTATCCGCATCCGGACGTATATTCTCCCGCACTTGCGGTTGTGATGGATCTGCTGCTGGCGCTAGGGCTGATCGCCAAGGAGAGGGTGGTTTGGCGGGCGGATGTCCCGGGAATGGCGGCATGGCTGTCCTTGGATGTGCCGGCGATGAACTTCGTTCTAATGCGCGAGCTGCAGCGCTATGTTCCGGCTGACGTTGGACTGCAGCATGTCGCCTTGCGACTAACGGCACCGGATTTAAAACCCGGCGCGTGGTATTCGGTGGAGGAACTGCTGGGTTCGCTCCAAGACCAGGGGCTGCTGGGGGTGGAGAGCGGCGATCTGTCACCGGAGCGCGCCGCTTGGATCGAAGGATGGCTTGAAGCTTTGTGCGGCTGCGGCTGGATGGAGCTTGGCCGCCATCCGGAGGATGGCCGGATGTTCCGTTGGCTGATTGAACGGGACGCTTCTTCGCCGACGGCTTCCCCATCGGCGAAAGGGAAGCTGATCGTGCAGCCTGATTTCGAGCTGCTGGTTCCGCCAGACGTACCGTTTACGGTCCGGTTTGAGCTGGAGGCTTGCGCTGAACTGGCCTCGTCAGGCGTAATGAGCGTCTACCGTTTGACGCGTGCGGGCCTGGAGCAGGCATGCAAGTTGGGTCGTACGCCGCAGGAGATCCTGCAGCTGCTGGAGGAGCATTCTGCCGGTGTACCAGCGCCTGTTCGCGACGGCTTGCTCCAATGGGGGCGGGAAATCGGCCGTACCACGCTCACCGAAGTGAAACTGCTCAGCTGTGCGGATACGGAAGCCGCGGACCGCATTGCAGATTTGCCATCGCTGGCCGGCAAGCTGGAGCGGATTGGTCCGCTTCATTTTCTCGTAACGACGGACAGCGAGGCGGAAGTGATCAAGATTCTAGAAAGTGAGCGATTGGCTCCGGTTCACCGGGGCACTCCAGCCCCCAATGAACCGATTCTTCCGAAGCTTACGGAAATGGAAATCACCTGGTCAAATGATGAGGGGCCGAGCGGGCAGAAGGGCCAAGGCTGGATTTATAAAGGAGCGGATCTGCACTTTTATGAGCCGGAAACCCGTCCGCCAGAAGTAGACGAGCTGTTCCCGGGTTTGTCGGAGATCCCTGTCATGTGGTGGAAGGAATTGCGGCGTTATCACGCCTCGACCGCCCGTGAACTGATCGAACGGGCTTTGGCCTGGTCTGCCAAGCTGATGCTGCAGATCGGAGGAGAGAGCGTTGTTTGCGTGCCGCTGGCAGTCGTGGAAAGTGAAACGGATTGGCAAGTCAGAGTGCGTAAGCTACCCTCATCTGAGGCACAGGGAAAAGAGACTCCAGGAGAGGAAGTGCTGCTGTCACCCCGAGATTGGCAGGCGATCCGCCTAATTCTCCCAACAGGCTTACGCAAATGA
- a CDS encoding DNA repair helicase XPB, which translates to MIETGACIVQRDLTVLLEKEHPGFETAREQLSHYAELVKSPAYYHTYRITPLTLWHAASCGIDADRVLEELQSMARYGLPSGAAEDIRNWMGRFGQLKLRPVPGESDRLELEYVGTEEEGFLEQLSRQLDLPAGTWSLVDKRHLHLPAAWRGSLKRELARLGYPVLDEAGYHQGRNLKFALREELEGGRPFRLRPYQQEAVAAFAGKAGEGGSGVVVLPCGAGKTVVGLAAMERFQCETLILTSNVTSVRQWISEMISKTTLPPEAVGEYSGEKKQVKPVTVSTYQILTHRARKEEGFKHMSLFQERDWGLIIYDEVHLLPAPIFRATADIQATRRLGLTATLIREDGCERDVFSLIGPKRYDVPWRTLEESGFIAQVDCQEIRVAMPEPQQNQYARAEGREKFRIAAENPYKNEIVRRLLDRHRDRQVLIIGQYLDQLQSIAAELHVPLITGSTPQAERSRLFQAFREGEIPVLAVSKVANFAVDLPDASVAIQISGSFGSRQEEAQRLGRILRPKRDGGRAYFYTLVSENTREQEFALRRQLFLLEQGYEYAVRREQEGIEA; encoded by the coding sequence ATGATAGAAACGGGAGCATGTATCGTTCAGCGAGATTTAACGGTGCTGCTGGAGAAGGAGCATCCCGGCTTCGAAACGGCGCGGGAACAGTTGTCCCATTATGCCGAGTTGGTGAAGAGCCCGGCTTATTATCATACATATCGAATTACTCCGCTCACATTATGGCATGCCGCTTCCTGCGGGATCGATGCGGATCGAGTGCTGGAAGAACTTCAGTCTATGGCCCGATATGGACTGCCGAGCGGCGCGGCTGAAGACATCCGCAACTGGATGGGAAGGTTCGGGCAGCTGAAGCTGCGTCCGGTTCCAGGTGAATCGGACCGATTGGAACTGGAGTACGTTGGAACCGAAGAAGAGGGTTTTCTGGAGCAGTTATCCCGACAACTGGATTTACCGGCGGGGACTTGGAGCCTGGTGGACAAGCGCCATCTCCATCTGCCGGCCGCATGGCGCGGCAGCTTAAAACGAGAACTTGCCCGGCTGGGTTATCCTGTCCTGGACGAAGCAGGCTACCACCAAGGCCGCAACCTGAAGTTTGCTCTCCGGGAGGAACTGGAAGGAGGAAGGCCGTTTCGGCTCAGACCGTACCAACAGGAAGCGGTCGCTGCATTTGCCGGCAAGGCTGGTGAAGGCGGAAGCGGTGTTGTCGTACTTCCCTGCGGAGCGGGAAAGACCGTAGTTGGACTGGCCGCCATGGAACGGTTCCAGTGCGAGACGCTGATTTTAACCTCCAATGTGACCTCGGTACGTCAATGGATTTCCGAAATGATTTCGAAAACGACTTTGCCGCCGGAAGCGGTTGGAGAATATTCAGGAGAGAAAAAACAAGTCAAACCGGTGACGGTTTCGACCTATCAAATATTGACCCATCGAGCCCGCAAAGAGGAGGGCTTCAAGCATATGTCCCTGTTCCAAGAACGGGATTGGGGATTAATCATTTACGATGAAGTTCATCTTCTTCCGGCGCCGATTTTCCGGGCAACCGCCGATATTCAGGCGACCCGTCGGCTTGGGCTGACCGCCACCCTGATTCGCGAGGACGGTTGCGAGCGGGACGTCTTCTCCTTGATCGGACCCAAACGGTATGATGTCCCATGGAGAACGCTTGAAGAGAGCGGTTTTATCGCGCAGGTCGATTGCCAGGAAATCCGGGTGGCGATGCCCGAGCCACAACAGAATCAATACGCCCGGGCGGAAGGGCGGGAGAAGTTTCGAATCGCCGCGGAGAACCCGTATAAGAACGAGATCGTACGGCGATTGCTGGACCGGCATCGGGACCGTCAGGTACTGATTATCGGGCAATATTTGGATCAGCTGCAAAGCATCGCCGCGGAACTCCACGTTCCGCTCATTACCGGGAGTACGCCGCAGGCGGAACGGAGCAGATTGTTTCAGGCGTTCCGCGAAGGGGAAATTCCGGTTCTGGCCGTGTCCAAAGTAGCCAATTTTGCGGTAGATTTGCCGGATGCGTCGGTGGCGATTCAAATCTCCGGCAGCTTTGGTTCGCGTCAAGAGGAGGCGCAGCGTCTCGGACGGATTCTGCGGCCGAAGCGAGACGGCGGCAGGGCTTATTTTTATACCCTCGTGTCGGAGAACACCCGCGAACAGGAATTTGCCCTCCGGCGGCAATTGTTTTTGCTGGAGCAGGGTTATGAGTATGCCGTGCGGCGCGAGCAGGAGGGGATCGAAGCATGA
- a CDS encoding CBS domain-containing protein: protein MRKVSEIMTQNVVTVTPQDNVYEVAVKMKEHDTGFIPVVEGGDKLIGVITDRDLVIRGIAEKRPGSTAVSEVMTKGIKTASRDMSVDEAAELMAEQQIRRLPVCEGDRLIGIVSLGDLAVRNIFADNAGEALSEISEQVH from the coding sequence TTGAGAAAAGTTAGCGAGATTATGACCCAAAACGTCGTTACTGTGACGCCGCAGGATAATGTTTACGAAGTAGCGGTTAAAATGAAAGAACACGACACGGGTTTCATTCCGGTAGTTGAAGGCGGAGATAAGCTGATTGGCGTCATCACAGACCGGGATTTGGTGATCCGCGGTATCGCCGAGAAGCGTCCCGGCTCGACGGCAGTCTCCGAAGTGATGACCAAAGGGATCAAAACCGCTTCCCGCGACATGTCGGTGGACGAGGCCGCAGAACTGATGGCCGAGCAGCAAATCCGCCGGCTCCCGGTATGCGAAGGGGATCGCTTGATCGGGATCGTATCGCTTGGCGATTTGGCGGTACGTAATATTTTTGCCGACAATGCCGGGGAGGCTCTGTCCGAAATCTCGGAGCAGGTACATTAA
- a CDS encoding M20 family metallopeptidase, giving the protein MEEKLLSDLFPSMVERRRHFHRYPELSFMEKETSTLVADKLRELGIETTTNVGGFGLVARIRGELPGKTVALRADMDALPIQDEKTCEYASQHPGVMHACGHDGHTATLLALAEYYSRTKAKLRGEIRLIFQPAEEVCPGGAKSMIEEGALDGVDVIYGVHLWTPIPVGTVASAPGPLMASTDEFFIDVQGRGGHGGMPHKTVDSVVAASALVLQLQSVVSRSVDPLDPAVVTIGSIQGGTAQNIIADRCRLSGTVRCFREETRELIRERIHVLAQSTAEAYGAKAQINYMMGYPSLVNDEGEYHRFTKVAPGVFGLRAELSPKIMPAEDFAYYLQWVPGCFMFVGAGNPGKGAMYPHHHPKFDIDEDAMLHAAGLLAAMAESYQDEHA; this is encoded by the coding sequence ATGGAGGAGAAGCTGTTAAGCGATTTGTTTCCATCCATGGTGGAGCGGCGGCGTCATTTTCACCGCTATCCGGAGCTTTCCTTCATGGAAAAGGAGACTTCAACGCTGGTCGCCGATAAGTTGCGGGAGCTGGGGATCGAAACGACAACTAATGTCGGCGGGTTTGGCCTTGTAGCCCGCATCCGGGGAGAGCTTCCCGGCAAAACGGTGGCGCTTCGGGCTGATATGGACGCGTTGCCAATCCAGGACGAAAAAACGTGCGAGTACGCCTCTCAGCACCCCGGCGTGATGCACGCCTGCGGTCACGACGGCCACACGGCAACGCTGCTGGCACTGGCGGAGTACTACAGCCGCACCAAAGCGAAGCTTCGCGGGGAGATCCGTCTAATCTTCCAGCCGGCGGAAGAGGTTTGCCCGGGAGGGGCGAAATCGATGATCGAGGAAGGTGCGCTGGACGGCGTGGACGTTATTTACGGAGTGCACCTGTGGACGCCGATTCCGGTCGGCACGGTGGCGAGCGCACCGGGACCGTTGATGGCTTCGACCGACGAGTTCTTCATCGATGTGCAGGGACGCGGGGGGCATGGTGGCATGCCGCATAAAACGGTGGACAGCGTGGTGGCCGCTTCGGCGCTTGTGCTGCAGCTGCAAAGCGTGGTGAGCCGCTCGGTGGATCCGCTGGACCCGGCCGTTGTGACGATCGGCTCGATCCAGGGCGGCACGGCGCAGAACATCATCGCCGACCGCTGCAGATTGTCCGGCACGGTCCGCTGCTTCCGCGAGGAGACGCGGGAGCTCATCCGCGAGCGGATTCATGTGTTGGCCCAAAGCACGGCGGAAGCATACGGTGCGAAGGCACAAATCAACTATATGATGGGCTACCCGAGCTTGGTGAACGATGAAGGTGAATACCATCGTTTTACGAAGGTGGCTCCGGGGGTGTTCGGACTGCGGGCCGAGCTGTCGCCGAAGATCATGCCGGCGGAGGATTTTGCCTACTATTTGCAATGGGTTCCGGGCTGTTTCATGTTTGTTGGCGCGGGAAATCCCGGCAAGGGCGCAATGTATCCGCACCATCATCCCAAATTTGATATCGACGAAGACGCCATGCTGCATGCGGCGGGGCTGCTGGCGGCGATGGCGGAATCCTATCAGGACGAACACGCATAA
- a CDS encoding YugN family protein, translating into MIVENTGLDGLQSDLAYLDEAAEKVGFIRWQWEYYRATYDYKIEYNNSDYYLRINTRVVEGKLERPDTVLAIEAVYMGRATFPHGLEYESEIPAMVMKTANHKLTELKELLEA; encoded by the coding sequence ATGATCGTAGAAAATACCGGATTGGACGGACTGCAAAGCGATTTGGCTTACTTAGACGAAGCTGCGGAGAAGGTAGGCTTCATCCGTTGGCAATGGGAATATTACCGCGCTACATACGATTATAAAATTGAATATAATAACAGCGACTATTACCTCCGCATCAATACACGGGTGGTAGAAGGCAAACTGGAACGTCCAGACACGGTACTGGCAATCGAAGCGGTCTATATGGGGCGGGCCACTTTTCCGCACGGCTTGGAGTATGAATCGGAGATTCCTGCGATGGTCATGAAGACCGCCAATCATAAGTTGACGGAATTAAAGGAACTTCTTGAGGCCTAA
- the ftsW gene encoding putative lipid II flippase FtsW — translation MKEGTEKPRRGAPDFQLLILTLLMAGFGIVMVFSSSSSITLVDAKFGYDPMYFTKRQIIFALIGLVGMFVTMNIPYEKYKKLFIPVFILAIIMLLLVPFIGGRINGATSWFTIGTLGIQPTELAKITTILYLSALISKKGERFRDLRTGYIPVMVIVGFVAGLIMLQPDLGSCLILVATAGLIIFAGGANLKHILGSIGLLILGASIVLGVEALWDKINPPDPTVAASSDYRMGRIEAFLDPWHDTQGTGYNLIQSLTAIGHGGLTGTGFGQGIQKLHYLPNAYNDFIFSVIGEEFGFIGTLIFLLFYIYFIWRGLLVSLRCQSTFGTLVGVGIMGLIAIQAFVNIGGVTNTIPVTGVTLPFISYGGSSLLVMMVSMGIVLSISRESSPPLKQERTKSVIIREPTPFELRREARRGL, via the coding sequence ATGAAAGAAGGCACAGAGAAACCAAGACGCGGAGCCCCCGATTTTCAGTTGCTCATCTTAACCTTGCTGATGGCCGGTTTCGGAATCGTTATGGTGTTCAGCTCCAGCTCCAGCATCACGCTGGTTGATGCCAAATTTGGTTATGACCCGATGTATTTTACGAAACGGCAGATTATATTCGCCTTAATCGGGTTAGTCGGCATGTTCGTGACGATGAATATCCCTTACGAGAAATATAAGAAGCTGTTTATCCCTGTGTTCATCCTGGCCATCATTATGCTGCTGCTTGTACCCTTTATCGGCGGACGCATCAATGGCGCGACCAGCTGGTTCACGATTGGTACGCTCGGGATTCAACCGACGGAGCTTGCTAAAATCACGACGATCTTGTACCTGTCGGCCCTCATCTCCAAGAAAGGCGAGCGGTTCCGGGATCTAAGAACCGGGTATATCCCGGTCATGGTCATCGTTGGTTTTGTCGCCGGCTTGATCATGCTCCAGCCTGACCTTGGCTCTTGTCTGATTCTTGTGGCTACCGCCGGGCTGATTATTTTCGCCGGCGGCGCGAATTTGAAGCACATTCTCGGTTCCATTGGGTTGCTCATATTAGGTGCCAGCATCGTGCTAGGCGTCGAAGCGTTGTGGGACAAGATCAATCCGCCCGATCCCACCGTCGCTGCGAGCAGCGATTATCGGATGGGCCGGATCGAAGCCTTCCTCGACCCATGGCATGATACGCAAGGAACCGGCTACAACCTGATTCAATCGCTCACCGCGATTGGCCATGGCGGACTAACCGGTACTGGATTCGGACAAGGCATTCAGAAGCTGCATTATTTGCCGAATGCGTATAACGATTTTATTTTCTCCGTCATCGGCGAAGAATTCGGGTTTATCGGTACGTTGATCTTCCTGCTGTTTTATATTTATTTCATTTGGCGCGGGCTGCTCGTGTCGCTGCGCTGCCAAAGCACGTTTGGCACGTTAGTTGGGGTTGGGATTATGGGCTTGATCGCTATCCAGGCGTTCGTTAACATCGGCGGCGTCACCAACACGATTCCGGTGACCGGCGTCACCTTGCCCTTCATTAGCTACGGCGGCTCTTCGCTGCTCGTTATGATGGTCTCGATGGGCATTGTGCTTAGCATTTCGCGCGAATCATCTCCGCCATTGAAGCAGGAACGCACCAAATCGGTGATCATCCGCGAACCAACGCCGTTCGAACTGCGCAGAGAAGCCCGGCGCGGTTTATAA
- a CDS encoding Asp23/Gls24 family envelope stress response protein, translating into MTEQLQLDSGQIRISDDVVAKIAGMAALETPGIAAMSGGLSEGWAKRLSGKNVQKGVTVEVGQLEAAIDLRIIVLYETPIHEVCRMLQQNVREAVESMTGLKIVEVNVKVEGVAFKDDEI; encoded by the coding sequence ATGACCGAACAACTGCAGTTGGATAGCGGGCAAATTCGGATTTCAGACGATGTTGTCGCCAAAATCGCCGGAATGGCTGCTCTAGAGACACCGGGGATTGCCGCGATGTCCGGGGGGCTTTCCGAAGGTTGGGCTAAACGGTTAAGCGGCAAAAATGTGCAAAAGGGCGTCACGGTCGAAGTTGGTCAATTGGAGGCGGCAATCGACCTGCGAATTATCGTGTTATATGAGACGCCGATCCACGAAGTTTGCCGGATGCTTCAGCAAAATGTTCGAGAAGCGGTAGAGAGCATGACGGGACTTAAAATTGTAGAAGTGAACGTGAAAGTCGAGGGCGTGGCGTTTAAGGACGATGAAATCTGA
- the cax gene encoding calcium/proton exchanger — MKKFISPALLLIFFALSAMGHYAHWSATLEFVISAIAVILVAGFLGRATESVAHYAGQRLGGFLNATFGNAAELIIAIMLVREGLFDMVKASITGSIIGNLLLVLGLSLFAGGLKHKVQKYNVTLAGMNGSLMIVAIIALFVPAIFLQTHVLHEDDRFALSLVVAGVLIVAYILWLIFSMITHKNHLADISEKDAEELPHEHAPAWSKGKSILYLVIATVMVAFVSEWLVHTLDTLTADFGLSELFVGAFVVAIVGNAAEHSAAIMLAMKNKIGAAVEIAVGSSLQIALFVAPVLIFVSHLFGKPMDIVFTVIELAAIGVSVFIAKSITQDGQTNWFEGVLLLAVYMILGVSFYLV; from the coding sequence ATGAAAAAGTTTATTTCACCCGCATTGTTGCTGATTTTCTTTGCACTTAGCGCCATGGGGCATTACGCGCACTGGTCAGCAACGTTAGAATTTGTCATCTCCGCGATCGCCGTCATTCTTGTCGCGGGCTTTCTCGGCCGGGCAACGGAGAGCGTGGCGCATTACGCGGGTCAACGCCTGGGCGGCTTCCTAAATGCCACCTTCGGTAATGCGGCCGAATTGATTATCGCCATCATGCTGGTCCGCGAAGGGCTGTTCGACATGGTGAAGGCCAGCATTACCGGGTCCATCATCGGCAACCTGCTGCTCGTGCTGGGGCTCAGCTTGTTTGCGGGAGGCTTAAAGCACAAGGTGCAAAAATATAACGTCACGTTAGCCGGCATGAACGGCTCGCTGATGATCGTAGCGATCATCGCATTGTTCGTCCCGGCGATCTTCCTGCAAACCCACGTGCTGCACGAGGACGATCGTTTCGCGCTCAGTTTGGTTGTTGCCGGCGTTCTGATTGTCGCCTATATCCTCTGGCTGATCTTCTCCATGATCACGCACAAGAACCATCTGGCAGATATTAGCGAGAAGGACGCGGAAGAGCTTCCGCATGAACATGCCCCGGCCTGGTCCAAGGGGAAGTCGATTTTATATCTGGTGATCGCTACCGTTATGGTTGCGTTCGTCAGCGAATGGTTGGTACATACGCTTGACACGCTGACCGCCGATTTCGGTCTGAGCGAGTTGTTCGTCGGTGCCTTTGTCGTTGCGATCGTTGGTAATGCCGCCGAACACAGCGCTGCCATCATGCTGGCGATGAAGAACAAAATCGGGGCAGCCGTAGAAATCGCCGTCGGCTCTAGCTTGCAGATCGCTTTGTTCGTGGCTCCTGTGCTCATCTTCGTCAGCCATCTGTTTGGCAAGCCGATGGATATCGTATTTACCGTCATCGAGTTGGCCGCGATTGGCGTCTCGGTATTTATCGCCAAATCCATCACGCAGGACGGCCAAACCAACTGGTTTGAAGGGGTACTGCTGCTGGCGGTCTATATGATTCTCGGCGTTTCGTTTTATCTCGTATAA
- a CDS encoding YlaN family protein, producing the protein MTSSELQEQLNLKALNLLKEDADKIEKLIEVQMENLATRYCPLYEEVLDTQMYGFSRQVDYAIRVGLIQETVGKQILSRLERNLASLYEAMNNRQQ; encoded by the coding sequence ATGACTTCATCTGAGTTGCAGGAGCAACTAAACCTGAAGGCACTTAATCTTCTGAAAGAAGATGCAGATAAAATTGAGAAGCTGATCGAAGTACAGATGGAGAACTTGGCCACACGTTATTGCCCTCTCTATGAGGAAGTGCTGGATACCCAGATGTATGGATTCTCCAGACAAGTAGATTACGCAATTCGCGTCGGACTTATTCAAGAAACGGTAGGTAAACAAATCCTCAGCAGATTGGAACGTAATTTGGCCTCGCTGTATGAAGCCATGAACAATAGACAACAGTAA
- a CDS encoding HPr family phosphocarrier protein has translation MATNNEAVVEIAQTAGKFTSSIVLQADNKYIDVKSILGLFTTLVNTKSYELHVHGPDAEEAKKAVTEVFAKHGLDVKVVAD, from the coding sequence ATGGCCACGAACAATGAAGCGGTAGTCGAAATTGCCCAAACAGCAGGCAAGTTCACTTCTTCCATTGTGCTTCAAGCGGACAATAAGTACATCGATGTAAAAAGTATCCTCGGCCTCTTCACCACGCTCGTAAATACGAAGAGCTATGAGCTTCACGTTCACGGACCGGATGCGGAAGAAGCGAAGAAAGCCGTAACCGAAGTGTTTGCGAAACACGGGTTGGACGTCAAAGTTGTTGCCGATTAA
- a CDS encoding aminopeptidase, with protein sequence MRDPRIQKLAENLVGYSVNVQPGENVLVEMIGDERDLLKAVVEEVGKKGGNAFVEITDRAVQRAQLKYATEDGIKTWAEYDLKRMQMMDCYIGIRAGSNVNDLSDVPEDKMKLYNSLYSHPVHSEQRVKRTKWVVLRYPNASMAQLANTSTEAFEDFYFDVCNLDYAKMDRAQDALADLMNRTDKVRIVAPGTDLTFSIKDIPAVKCSGQRNIPDGEVYTAPVRDSVNGTISYNTATLYNGVTFENIKFRFENGKIVEATSNDTKRMNEILDSDEGARYIGEFAIGFNPYILHPMKDILFDEKIAGSLHFTPGQAYEEADNGNRSSIHWDLVLIQRPDYGGGEIYFDDVLIRKDGIFVLPELEGLNPENLK encoded by the coding sequence ATGCGAGATCCTAGAATTCAGAAGCTGGCGGAAAACCTGGTTGGTTATTCCGTAAATGTACAACCGGGAGAGAACGTCCTGGTCGAAATGATTGGCGATGAACGTGATTTGCTGAAAGCGGTCGTGGAAGAGGTTGGGAAGAAGGGCGGGAACGCCTTCGTTGAGATTACTGACCGGGCTGTACAACGTGCGCAATTGAAATACGCCACGGAAGACGGCATCAAAACCTGGGCGGAATACGATTTAAAACGGATGCAAATGATGGACTGTTACATCGGCATTCGTGCGGGTTCTAACGTCAACGATCTGTCCGACGTACCCGAAGATAAGATGAAACTGTACAATTCGCTTTATTCCCACCCTGTACATAGCGAACAACGGGTGAAACGTACGAAATGGGTTGTGCTCCGTTATCCGAACGCCAGCATGGCCCAATTGGCCAATACGAGCACGGAAGCGTTCGAGGATTTCTATTTTGACGTATGTAACCTGGATTATGCCAAAATGGATCGGGCGCAAGATGCCTTGGCCGATCTGATGAACAGAACGGACAAAGTCCGGATTGTTGCTCCGGGCACCGACCTGACCTTCTCGATTAAAGACATTCCGGCGGTCAAGTGCTCCGGTCAAAGGAATATCCCGGATGGTGAAGTCTATACGGCTCCGGTCCGCGATTCCGTAAACGGCACGATCAGCTACAATACGGCTACGCTGTACAACGGAGTTACGTTCGAGAATATCAAATTCCGCTTCGAGAACGGTAAGATCGTTGAAGCTACGAGCAACGACACGAAACGGATGAACGAAATCCTGGATTCGGACGAAGGGGCTAGATATATCGGGGAGTTTGCGATCGGATTCAACCCGTATATTTTGCATCCGATGAAGGACATCTTGTTCGACGAGAAAATTGCGGGCAGCCTTCACTTTACCCCAGGTCAAGCTTATGAGGAAGCCGATAACGGCAACCGTTCCTCGATTCACTGGGATCTTGTGCTGATCCAGCGTCCGGATTACGGCGGCGGAGAAATTTATTTTGACGATGTACTGATCCGTAAGGATGGCATTTTTGTGCTGCCTGAGCTTGAGGGATTGAACCCGGAAAACCTGAAGTAA